A region from the Dromaius novaehollandiae isolate bDroNov1 chromosome 28, bDroNov1.hap1, whole genome shotgun sequence genome encodes:
- the LARP4 gene encoding la-related protein 4 isoform X1 yields MLLFVEQVTSKGAGLNPNAKVWQEVPQGSGEAVPATNGAEHSWQETAAAQGTHTEGNIEISEDSCKQYEVMYSPSCEATRNGTVVDEASANGMVLATEDLGYQIYEVSGEGSSAVSTEDIRECLKKQLEFCFSRENLSKDLYLMSQMDSDQFVPIWTIANMEGIKKLTTDMDLILEVLRSSPMVQVDERGEKVRPNHKRCIIILREIPETTPIEEVKALFKNENCPKVISCEFAHNNNWYVTFQSDTDAQQAFKYLREEVKTFQGKPVMARIKAINTFFAKNGYRVVDSSVYTQPVQTQAQFASPLFMQPVYSPQQYSIYSIVPQTWSPNPAPYFETPLAPFPNGGFMNGFNTPGSYKTNAASLSIGRPFHRNRVKPHFRSSNSSEHAAEGPAAVGTMSMGEGPLNRTNSRNFVMERHNSTLTGHQDQGYSQKDSPTTQMEQNGDYSIGRGRRNVFRGRRRREDDRISRPQPSAETKTPTPKFDLLASNFPPLPGSTAKTPGEPVLESRMSDIVKGICKEKESKDLLSSCPASAQEEQMHSTVQQPVTSVSSPSRTEAVVLSTVQPDGKPEEVSAQKDVTSHTSPPVSVCPASAAKLPRTNTTSPSTNASAAPAVLMQEPRKLSYAEVCQKPPKEPPPVPVQPLRELRTNVVPPAKNEENGTPEKASEKTSEKAHDKVEGRMKDYSGFRGNGPPRGAAGKIREQRRQFGRRSSPQGAPRRIGKEQYVPPRSPK; encoded by the exons CAGGTAACATCGAAAGGTGCTGGCTTAAACCCTAACGCGAAAGTGTGGCAAGAAGTACCCCAAGGGAGCGGTGAGGCTGTGCCAGCAACAAATGGCGCTGAGCACTCATGGCAGGAAACAGCGGCTGCGCAAGGGACTCATACCGAGG GTAACATAGAGATTTCAGAGGATAGCTGCAAGCAATATGAAGTGATGTATTCTCCATCTTGTGAGGCTACAAGAAATGGCACAGTAGTGGATGAGGCATCTGCAAATGGAATGGTCCTAGCAACTGAAGATCTCGGATACCAAATCTATGAAGTTTCTG GTGAAGGCAGCTCTGCTGTGTCCACAGAAGACATTagagaatgtttaaaaaaacaactcgAATTCTGCTTCTCACG TGAGAATCTCTCGAAGGATCTCTATCTGATGTCTCAAATGGATAGTGATCAGTTTGTTCCAATATGGACAATTGCCAACATGGAAGGTATTAAGAAGCTGACAACTGATATGGATCTTATTCTTGAAGTTTTGAGAT cttCTCCTATGGTACAAGTGGATGAGAGAGGGGAGAAAGTAAGACCAAACCACAAACGATGTATTATTATTCTTCGTGAGATCCCTGAAACAACACCTATAGAG gAGGTTAAGgctctgtttaaaaatgaaaactgccCCAAAGTGATAAGCTGTGAGTTTGCTCACAACAACAACTGGTACGTTACATTCCAGTCAGATACAGATGCGCAACAG GCATTTAAATACTTAAGGGAAGAAGTGAAAACCTTTCAGGGCAAGCCAGTAATG GCGAGGATAAAAGCCATCAACACATTTTTTGCTAAGAATGGTTACCGGGTAGTGGATTCTAGTGTCTATACTCAGCCTGTTCAAACACAAGCACAGTTTGCCTCACCACTGTTTATGCAGCCTGTATATAGTCCTCAGCAGTACTCTATTTACAGCATTGTGCCTCAGACATGGTCTCCAAACCCTGCACCTTACTTCGAAACACCACTG GCCCCCTTTCCTAACGGTGGATTTATGAATGGCTTTAATACACCAGGATCATATAAAACAAATGCTGCTTCTTTGAGTATAGGTCGCCCATTCCATAGAAATCG TGTGAAGCCTCACTTCCGATCATCTAACAGCTCGGAACATGCTGCGGAGGGGCCAGCTGCGGTCGGTACGATGTCGATGGGGGAAGGACCACTGAACAGAACCAACTCAAGGAATTTTGTTATGGAACGACATAACAGTACGTTAACAGGGCACCAAGATCAAGGTTATTCCCAGAAGGATTCTCCTACCACGCAGATGGAGCAGAATGGAGATTACAGCATTGGCAGGGGCAG GAGGAATGTTTTCAGAGGTCGGAGGAGACGGGAAGATGACCGCATTTCA aggCCTCAGCCTTCAGCAGAAACAAAGACTCCGACACCAAAGTTTGACTTGCTAGCATCAAATTTCCCACCTTTGCCTGGCAGCACAGCAAAAACACCAGGAGAGCCTGTTCTGGAGAGCAGGATGTCTGATATCGTTAAAGGAATCTGCAAAGAAAAG GAAAGCAAAGATTTGCTGTCTAGCTGTCCAGCTTCTGCTCAGGAAGAACAGATGCACAGCACTGTCCAACAGCCTGTAACAAGCGTGAGTTCACCAAGTCGGACTGAAGCTGTGGTGTTAAG CACAGTTCAGCCAGATGGCAAGCCAGAAGAAGTGTCTGCTCAGAAAGATGTTACAAGCCACACTTCCCCACCAGTGTCTGTCTGTCCTGCCAGCGCTGCAAAGCTGCCAAGGACAAATACCACTTCACCTTCTACCAATGCAAGTGCAGCACCCGCTGTGTTGATGCAG GAGCCACGTAAGCTAAGTTACGCTGAAGTCTGCCAGAAGCCCCCAAAGGAGCCTCCTCCAGTTCCTGTTCAGCCTCTTAGGGAGCTTCGCACCAATGTAGTTCCCCCtgccaaaaatgaagaaaatggtaCACCTGAGAAGGCTTCAGAGAAGACTTCAGAAAAGGCTCACGACAAGGTTGAAGGTCGAATGAAGGATTATTCTGGGTTTCGAGGCAACGGGcctcccaggggagctgctggGAAAATCAGGGAACAGAGGCGCCAATTTGGACGCAGATCATCGCCTCAGGGAGCACCTCGACGTATCGGCAAGGAGCAGTACGTGCCACCCCGGTCACCAAAGTAA
- the LARP4 gene encoding la-related protein 4 isoform X2, giving the protein MLLFVEVTSKGAGLNPNAKVWQEVPQGSGEAVPATNGAEHSWQETAAAQGTHTEGNIEISEDSCKQYEVMYSPSCEATRNGTVVDEASANGMVLATEDLGYQIYEVSGEGSSAVSTEDIRECLKKQLEFCFSRENLSKDLYLMSQMDSDQFVPIWTIANMEGIKKLTTDMDLILEVLRSSPMVQVDERGEKVRPNHKRCIIILREIPETTPIEEVKALFKNENCPKVISCEFAHNNNWYVTFQSDTDAQQAFKYLREEVKTFQGKPVMARIKAINTFFAKNGYRVVDSSVYTQPVQTQAQFASPLFMQPVYSPQQYSIYSIVPQTWSPNPAPYFETPLAPFPNGGFMNGFNTPGSYKTNAASLSIGRPFHRNRVKPHFRSSNSSEHAAEGPAAVGTMSMGEGPLNRTNSRNFVMERHNSTLTGHQDQGYSQKDSPTTQMEQNGDYSIGRGRRNVFRGRRRREDDRISRPQPSAETKTPTPKFDLLASNFPPLPGSTAKTPGEPVLESRMSDIVKGICKEKESKDLLSSCPASAQEEQMHSTVQQPVTSVSSPSRTEAVVLSTVQPDGKPEEVSAQKDVTSHTSPPVSVCPASAAKLPRTNTTSPSTNASAAPAVLMQEPRKLSYAEVCQKPPKEPPPVPVQPLRELRTNVVPPAKNEENGTPEKASEKTSEKAHDKVEGRMKDYSGFRGNGPPRGAAGKIREQRRQFGRRSSPQGAPRRIGKEQYVPPRSPK; this is encoded by the exons GTAACATCGAAAGGTGCTGGCTTAAACCCTAACGCGAAAGTGTGGCAAGAAGTACCCCAAGGGAGCGGTGAGGCTGTGCCAGCAACAAATGGCGCTGAGCACTCATGGCAGGAAACAGCGGCTGCGCAAGGGACTCATACCGAGG GTAACATAGAGATTTCAGAGGATAGCTGCAAGCAATATGAAGTGATGTATTCTCCATCTTGTGAGGCTACAAGAAATGGCACAGTAGTGGATGAGGCATCTGCAAATGGAATGGTCCTAGCAACTGAAGATCTCGGATACCAAATCTATGAAGTTTCTG GTGAAGGCAGCTCTGCTGTGTCCACAGAAGACATTagagaatgtttaaaaaaacaactcgAATTCTGCTTCTCACG TGAGAATCTCTCGAAGGATCTCTATCTGATGTCTCAAATGGATAGTGATCAGTTTGTTCCAATATGGACAATTGCCAACATGGAAGGTATTAAGAAGCTGACAACTGATATGGATCTTATTCTTGAAGTTTTGAGAT cttCTCCTATGGTACAAGTGGATGAGAGAGGGGAGAAAGTAAGACCAAACCACAAACGATGTATTATTATTCTTCGTGAGATCCCTGAAACAACACCTATAGAG gAGGTTAAGgctctgtttaaaaatgaaaactgccCCAAAGTGATAAGCTGTGAGTTTGCTCACAACAACAACTGGTACGTTACATTCCAGTCAGATACAGATGCGCAACAG GCATTTAAATACTTAAGGGAAGAAGTGAAAACCTTTCAGGGCAAGCCAGTAATG GCGAGGATAAAAGCCATCAACACATTTTTTGCTAAGAATGGTTACCGGGTAGTGGATTCTAGTGTCTATACTCAGCCTGTTCAAACACAAGCACAGTTTGCCTCACCACTGTTTATGCAGCCTGTATATAGTCCTCAGCAGTACTCTATTTACAGCATTGTGCCTCAGACATGGTCTCCAAACCCTGCACCTTACTTCGAAACACCACTG GCCCCCTTTCCTAACGGTGGATTTATGAATGGCTTTAATACACCAGGATCATATAAAACAAATGCTGCTTCTTTGAGTATAGGTCGCCCATTCCATAGAAATCG TGTGAAGCCTCACTTCCGATCATCTAACAGCTCGGAACATGCTGCGGAGGGGCCAGCTGCGGTCGGTACGATGTCGATGGGGGAAGGACCACTGAACAGAACCAACTCAAGGAATTTTGTTATGGAACGACATAACAGTACGTTAACAGGGCACCAAGATCAAGGTTATTCCCAGAAGGATTCTCCTACCACGCAGATGGAGCAGAATGGAGATTACAGCATTGGCAGGGGCAG GAGGAATGTTTTCAGAGGTCGGAGGAGACGGGAAGATGACCGCATTTCA aggCCTCAGCCTTCAGCAGAAACAAAGACTCCGACACCAAAGTTTGACTTGCTAGCATCAAATTTCCCACCTTTGCCTGGCAGCACAGCAAAAACACCAGGAGAGCCTGTTCTGGAGAGCAGGATGTCTGATATCGTTAAAGGAATCTGCAAAGAAAAG GAAAGCAAAGATTTGCTGTCTAGCTGTCCAGCTTCTGCTCAGGAAGAACAGATGCACAGCACTGTCCAACAGCCTGTAACAAGCGTGAGTTCACCAAGTCGGACTGAAGCTGTGGTGTTAAG CACAGTTCAGCCAGATGGCAAGCCAGAAGAAGTGTCTGCTCAGAAAGATGTTACAAGCCACACTTCCCCACCAGTGTCTGTCTGTCCTGCCAGCGCTGCAAAGCTGCCAAGGACAAATACCACTTCACCTTCTACCAATGCAAGTGCAGCACCCGCTGTGTTGATGCAG GAGCCACGTAAGCTAAGTTACGCTGAAGTCTGCCAGAAGCCCCCAAAGGAGCCTCCTCCAGTTCCTGTTCAGCCTCTTAGGGAGCTTCGCACCAATGTAGTTCCCCCtgccaaaaatgaagaaaatggtaCACCTGAGAAGGCTTCAGAGAAGACTTCAGAAAAGGCTCACGACAAGGTTGAAGGTCGAATGAAGGATTATTCTGGGTTTCGAGGCAACGGGcctcccaggggagctgctggGAAAATCAGGGAACAGAGGCGCCAATTTGGACGCAGATCATCGCCTCAGGGAGCACCTCGACGTATCGGCAAGGAGCAGTACGTGCCACCCCGGTCACCAAAGTAA
- the LARP4 gene encoding la-related protein 4 isoform X3, with the protein MYSPSCEATRNGTVVDEASANGMVLATEDLGYQIYEVSGEGSSAVSTEDIRECLKKQLEFCFSRENLSKDLYLMSQMDSDQFVPIWTIANMEGIKKLTTDMDLILEVLRSSPMVQVDERGEKVRPNHKRCIIILREIPETTPIEEVKALFKNENCPKVISCEFAHNNNWYVTFQSDTDAQQAFKYLREEVKTFQGKPVMARIKAINTFFAKNGYRVVDSSVYTQPVQTQAQFASPLFMQPVYSPQQYSIYSIVPQTWSPNPAPYFETPLAPFPNGGFMNGFNTPGSYKTNAASLSIGRPFHRNRVKPHFRSSNSSEHAAEGPAAVGTMSMGEGPLNRTNSRNFVMERHNSTLTGHQDQGYSQKDSPTTQMEQNGDYSIGRGRRNVFRGRRRREDDRISRPQPSAETKTPTPKFDLLASNFPPLPGSTAKTPGEPVLESRMSDIVKGICKEKESKDLLSSCPASAQEEQMHSTVQQPVTSVSSPSRTEAVVLSTVQPDGKPEEVSAQKDVTSHTSPPVSVCPASAAKLPRTNTTSPSTNASAAPAVLMQEPRKLSYAEVCQKPPKEPPPVPVQPLRELRTNVVPPAKNEENGTPEKASEKTSEKAHDKVEGRMKDYSGFRGNGPPRGAAGKIREQRRQFGRRSSPQGAPRRIGKEQYVPPRSPK; encoded by the exons ATGTATTCTCCATCTTGTGAGGCTACAAGAAATGGCACAGTAGTGGATGAGGCATCTGCAAATGGAATGGTCCTAGCAACTGAAGATCTCGGATACCAAATCTATGAAGTTTCTG GTGAAGGCAGCTCTGCTGTGTCCACAGAAGACATTagagaatgtttaaaaaaacaactcgAATTCTGCTTCTCACG TGAGAATCTCTCGAAGGATCTCTATCTGATGTCTCAAATGGATAGTGATCAGTTTGTTCCAATATGGACAATTGCCAACATGGAAGGTATTAAGAAGCTGACAACTGATATGGATCTTATTCTTGAAGTTTTGAGAT cttCTCCTATGGTACAAGTGGATGAGAGAGGGGAGAAAGTAAGACCAAACCACAAACGATGTATTATTATTCTTCGTGAGATCCCTGAAACAACACCTATAGAG gAGGTTAAGgctctgtttaaaaatgaaaactgccCCAAAGTGATAAGCTGTGAGTTTGCTCACAACAACAACTGGTACGTTACATTCCAGTCAGATACAGATGCGCAACAG GCATTTAAATACTTAAGGGAAGAAGTGAAAACCTTTCAGGGCAAGCCAGTAATG GCGAGGATAAAAGCCATCAACACATTTTTTGCTAAGAATGGTTACCGGGTAGTGGATTCTAGTGTCTATACTCAGCCTGTTCAAACACAAGCACAGTTTGCCTCACCACTGTTTATGCAGCCTGTATATAGTCCTCAGCAGTACTCTATTTACAGCATTGTGCCTCAGACATGGTCTCCAAACCCTGCACCTTACTTCGAAACACCACTG GCCCCCTTTCCTAACGGTGGATTTATGAATGGCTTTAATACACCAGGATCATATAAAACAAATGCTGCTTCTTTGAGTATAGGTCGCCCATTCCATAGAAATCG TGTGAAGCCTCACTTCCGATCATCTAACAGCTCGGAACATGCTGCGGAGGGGCCAGCTGCGGTCGGTACGATGTCGATGGGGGAAGGACCACTGAACAGAACCAACTCAAGGAATTTTGTTATGGAACGACATAACAGTACGTTAACAGGGCACCAAGATCAAGGTTATTCCCAGAAGGATTCTCCTACCACGCAGATGGAGCAGAATGGAGATTACAGCATTGGCAGGGGCAG GAGGAATGTTTTCAGAGGTCGGAGGAGACGGGAAGATGACCGCATTTCA aggCCTCAGCCTTCAGCAGAAACAAAGACTCCGACACCAAAGTTTGACTTGCTAGCATCAAATTTCCCACCTTTGCCTGGCAGCACAGCAAAAACACCAGGAGAGCCTGTTCTGGAGAGCAGGATGTCTGATATCGTTAAAGGAATCTGCAAAGAAAAG GAAAGCAAAGATTTGCTGTCTAGCTGTCCAGCTTCTGCTCAGGAAGAACAGATGCACAGCACTGTCCAACAGCCTGTAACAAGCGTGAGTTCACCAAGTCGGACTGAAGCTGTGGTGTTAAG CACAGTTCAGCCAGATGGCAAGCCAGAAGAAGTGTCTGCTCAGAAAGATGTTACAAGCCACACTTCCCCACCAGTGTCTGTCTGTCCTGCCAGCGCTGCAAAGCTGCCAAGGACAAATACCACTTCACCTTCTACCAATGCAAGTGCAGCACCCGCTGTGTTGATGCAG GAGCCACGTAAGCTAAGTTACGCTGAAGTCTGCCAGAAGCCCCCAAAGGAGCCTCCTCCAGTTCCTGTTCAGCCTCTTAGGGAGCTTCGCACCAATGTAGTTCCCCCtgccaaaaatgaagaaaatggtaCACCTGAGAAGGCTTCAGAGAAGACTTCAGAAAAGGCTCACGACAAGGTTGAAGGTCGAATGAAGGATTATTCTGGGTTTCGAGGCAACGGGcctcccaggggagctgctggGAAAATCAGGGAACAGAGGCGCCAATTTGGACGCAGATCATCGCCTCAGGGAGCACCTCGACGTATCGGCAAGGAGCAGTACGTGCCACCCCGGTCACCAAAGTAA